From one Alosa alosa isolate M-15738 ecotype Scorff River chromosome 5, AALO_Geno_1.1, whole genome shotgun sequence genomic stretch:
- the lrrtm4l2 gene encoding LOW QUALITY PROTEIN: leucine-rich repeat transmembrane neuronal protein 4 (The sequence of the model RefSeq protein was modified relative to this genomic sequence to represent the inferred CDS: deleted 1 base in 1 codon) yields MGLRARDSWLSCLLLHASLLPLLTTAERTCPGACRCEGKIVYCESAEFDGLPGNISSGCQGLSLRYNSFLSLLPYQFSHLNQLVWLYLDHNSISTVDGQAFQGLRRLKELILSSNSIAHVQNGTFYSVPNLRSLDLSYNKLQALLPGYFQGLRKLQSLHLRSNSLTTIPLRTFLECRSLEFLDLGYNRLRSLSRTTFIGLLRLAELHLEHNQFSRINFFLFPRLLNLQALYLQWNRIRSVIQGSPWSWYTLQKLDLSGNEIQTLDPEVFRCLPNLEVLNLESNKLSNVSQEVTLAWISVTTINLAGNVWDCSVSICPLVAWMRNYRGTRDATIICSSPKALQGDRVMDAVKNNTICEEIVTEMPTPHVPVVTNPAPPPSTTLRTTTKPPPSPPDPAPRPPSGGPVWPDQRPALPPSTSPSAPPFTPEPDFEHMTFHKVVAGGVALFLSLALILLVAYVSWRRYPGSMRQLQQHSMRRKRRRKARAPPEHTISAQLQEYYLSYDQANADTLDSLVNGACTCTVSGSRECEAEYPSTRPLPGAWLGDILTIH; encoded by the exons GGCTCCGGGCGCGGGACAGCTGGCTGTCATGTCTGCTCCTGCACGCCTCTCTGCTTCCACTGCTGACCACGGCCGAGAGGACCTGCCCCGGTGCCTGCCGCTGCGAGGGGAAGATCGTTTACTGCGAGTCGGCGGAGTTTGACGGGCTCCCTGGGAACATCTCGTCCGGGTGTCAGGGCCTCTCCCTGCGCTACAACAGCTTCCTGAGTCTGCTGCCCTACCAGTTCAGCCATCTGAACCAGCTGGTGTGGCTCTACCTGGACCACAACTCCATCAGCACGGTGGACGGACAGGCCTTCCAGGGCCTCCGACGGCTCAAGGAGCTCATCCTCTCGTCCAACAGCATCGCTCACGTGCAGAACGGCACTTTCTACAGCGTGCCCAACCTGCGCAGCCTGGACCTGTCCTACAACAAGCTTCAGGCCCTCCTCCCGGGATACTTCCAGGGCTTACGCAAGCTCCAGAGCTTGCACCTGCGCTCCAACAGCCTGACCACGATCCCGCTGAGGACATTCCTAGAGTGCCGGAGCCTGGAGTTCCTGGACCTGGGGTACAACCGCTTGCGGTCGCTCTCGAGGACCACTTTCATTGGCCTGCTGAGGCTGGCGGAGTTGCACCTGGAGCACAACCAGTTCTCCAGGATCAACTTCTTCCTGTTCCCGCGCCTGTTGAACCTGCAGGCGCTCTACCTGCAGTGGAACCGCATCCGCTCCGTAATCCAGGGGTCGCCCTGGTCCTGGTACACCCTGCAGAAGCTGGACCTGTCGGGGAACGAGATCCAGACACTGGATCCGGAGGTGTTCCGCTGCCTCCCCAACTTAGAGGTGCTCAACCTGGAGTCCAACAAGCTGAGCAACGTGTCCCAGGAAGTGACTTTAGCCTGGATCTCCGTCACCACCATTAATTTAGCCGGCAATGTCTGGGACTGCAGCGTCAGCATCTGCCCCCTGGTGGCCTGGATGAGGAATTACAGGGGCACCAGAGATGCCACCATCATATGCAGCAGCCCGAAGGCCCTCCAGGGCGACAGGGTCATGGATGCTGTGAAGAACAACACTATCTGTGAGGAAATCGTAACGGAGATGCCCACCCCCCATGTCCCCGTGGTGACCAACCccgccccccctccctccaccaccCTGAGAACCACCACAAagcccccccccagcccccccgaTCCAGCGCCTCGCCCCCCCAGTGGTGGT CCTGTCTGGCCCGATCAGCGGCCTGCTCTGCCCCCCTCCACTTCCCCGAGTGCCCCCCCGTTCACGCCGGAACCCGACTTTGAGCACATGACCTTCCACAAGGTGGTGGCGGGCGGGGTGGCGCTGTTCCTGTCGCTGGCGCTCATCCTGCTGGTGGCGTACGTGTCGTGGCGCCGCTACCCGGGCAGCAtgcgccagctgcagcagcactcCATGCGCCGCAAGCGGCGGAGAAAGGCCCGCGCTCCGCCCGAGCACACCATCAGCGCGCAGCTGCAGGAGTACTACCTGAGCTACGACCAGGCCAACGCCGACACGCTGGACTCGCTGGTCAACGGAGCCTGCACCTGCACTGTCTCTGGCTCCCGTGAGTGTGAG GCTGAGTACCCGAGCACGAGGCCCCTACCAGGTGCCTGGCTGGGAGACATCCTCACCATTCACTGA